One Nonomuraea angiospora DNA segment encodes these proteins:
- a CDS encoding class I SAM-dependent methyltransferase, with protein MIMDPEVLGYYEQGGELTRLRRGRNRLEYWRTRDVLRRVLPPAPARVLDVGGGTGAHAEWLAAEGYEVELIDPVPLHVREASALPGVSARLGDARDLPVPSGHADAALLLGPLYHLPERADRVRALAEARRAVRGGGPVVAAFISRYASVHDGVYRGGFVDEEYRTADYRGLETGVMISPRPGGFRGYLHDPEEILGEFADAGLPRPDRYGLEGAFWLYGDVDDWLDDDERRELLLEAARRLESEPSLLGVSGHLLAVAAA; from the coding sequence ATGATCATGGATCCCGAGGTCCTGGGCTACTACGAGCAGGGCGGCGAGCTGACCAGGCTGCGGCGGGGGCGCAACCGGCTGGAGTACTGGCGCACGCGCGACGTGCTGCGCCGGGTCCTGCCGCCGGCTCCCGCGCGGGTGCTCGACGTGGGCGGGGGCACCGGAGCGCACGCCGAGTGGCTGGCCGCGGAGGGGTACGAGGTCGAGCTGATCGACCCGGTGCCGCTGCACGTACGGGAGGCGTCCGCGCTGCCCGGGGTGAGCGCCCGCCTGGGCGACGCCCGCGACCTGCCCGTCCCCTCCGGCCACGCCGACGCGGCGCTGCTGCTCGGCCCGCTCTACCATCTGCCCGAACGGGCCGACCGCGTCCGCGCCCTGGCCGAGGCCAGGCGTGCAGTGCGCGGGGGCGGGCCGGTCGTGGCGGCCTTCATCAGCCGGTACGCGAGCGTGCACGACGGCGTATACCGCGGCGGCTTCGTGGATGAGGAGTATCGGACGGCCGACTACCGGGGCCTGGAGACCGGGGTGATGATCTCGCCCAGGCCAGGTGGGTTCCGCGGCTACCTCCACGACCCCGAGGAGATCCTGGGCGAGTTCGCCGACGCCGGGCTGCCGCGGCCCGACCGCTACGGCCTGGAGGGCGCCTTCTGGCTGTACGGCGACGTGGACGACTGGCTGGACGACGACGAGCGGCGCGAGCTGCTGCTCGAAGCCGCCCGCAGGCTGGAGTCGGAGCCGTCGCTCCTGGGGGTCAGCGGTCACCTCCTGGCCGTCGCCGCCGCCTGA
- a CDS encoding sporulation protein gives MVFRKLMAAFGAGVEVDTVLTNTGVRPGEVLRGVVHFRGGNSDYKVEGIHIDLTAVVEVESGDNEYKTTYSFLRQQVAGTFQLAAGAQHQQPFEIQVPWETPISAIAGHPLHGMKLGVQTELALAGALDKGDLDPLYVSPLPAQDHVIAALDRLGFGFKKADLERGTLYGSTMPFFQEIEYYAGGQWRRHFNELELTFIAGARQMDVILEADKRGGFLTSSHDAYNRFTVRYDDPPHAADAALQRGLEQMARHRGWF, from the coding sequence ATGGTGTTCCGCAAATTGATGGCCGCGTTCGGCGCGGGCGTCGAGGTAGACACGGTGTTGACCAACACCGGCGTGCGTCCCGGCGAGGTCCTGCGCGGCGTCGTCCACTTCCGCGGCGGCAACTCCGACTACAAGGTCGAGGGCATCCACATCGACCTGACCGCGGTCGTCGAGGTCGAGTCGGGCGACAACGAGTACAAGACGACCTACAGCTTCCTGCGCCAGCAGGTCGCCGGGACGTTCCAGCTCGCCGCGGGCGCGCAGCACCAGCAGCCCTTCGAGATCCAGGTCCCCTGGGAGACGCCGATCAGCGCCATCGCCGGGCATCCGCTGCACGGCATGAAGCTGGGCGTCCAGACGGAGCTGGCGCTGGCGGGCGCGCTCGACAAGGGCGACCTCGACCCGCTGTACGTGAGCCCGCTGCCGGCCCAGGATCACGTCATCGCCGCGCTCGACCGGCTGGGCTTCGGGTTCAAGAAGGCCGACCTGGAGCGCGGCACGCTGTACGGCTCGACGATGCCGTTCTTCCAGGAGATCGAGTACTACGCGGGCGGGCAGTGGCGGCGCCACTTCAACGAGCTCGAACTGACGTTCATCGCCGGGGCGCGGCAGATGGACGTCATCCTGGAGGCCGACAAGCGGGGCGGCTTCCTGACCTCCAGCCACGACGCGTACAACCGCTTCACCGTGCGTTACGACGACCCGCCGCACGCGGCGGACGCGGCGCTGCAGCGCGGTCTGGAGCAGATGGCCCGCCACCGCGGCTGGTTCTGA
- a CDS encoding ArsB/NhaD family transporter — protein sequence MWRLGVLDLIRIGLLILGVVFVATGLLPWEDALASLHEIGPLLIFLVAIIVLAELTKEAQVFDAIAARMAVLGRGNYAALFFLCTAFASFITIFLNLDTTAVLLTPVMLALAPRARIAALPLAMTTIWLANTASLLLPVSNLTNLLGMEKIGLDAQEFAARMWAPQLASIAVTMVFLWVFYWRRGERRDLRYTPPLLEPVADRVLFGAAAAGCLLFIAMLLLKAHVAIAATAAAAIVVAAFLVRARDRLTWSLVPWQLVIFVTGLFLVVPTLSRHGLSDLMTWMVGTEGDPYRTAAVGAGLSNTINNLPAYKAVETVIPAADQDQLLALLAGTNVAPVITPWASLATLLWFESCRRHDVKVPMRRFLLTGTGLAVAGLLATVWTLVRFS from the coding sequence GTGTGGCGTCTTGGCGTGCTCGACCTGATCAGGATCGGGCTGCTCATACTCGGCGTGGTGTTCGTGGCGACCGGGTTGCTGCCGTGGGAGGACGCGCTCGCCAGCCTCCATGAGATCGGCCCCTTGCTGATCTTCCTGGTCGCGATCATCGTGCTGGCCGAGCTCACCAAGGAAGCCCAGGTCTTCGACGCCATCGCGGCGCGGATGGCGGTGCTCGGACGCGGCAACTACGCCGCCCTTTTCTTTCTTTGCACAGCCTTTGCGTCATTTATCACGATATTTCTGAATCTGGACACGACGGCGGTCCTGCTCACCCCCGTCATGCTCGCCCTCGCCCCCAGGGCCCGCATCGCCGCCCTCCCCCTGGCCATGACCACGATCTGGCTGGCCAACACCGCGAGCCTGCTGCTGCCCGTCTCCAACCTGACCAACCTCCTGGGCATGGAGAAGATCGGCCTGGACGCGCAGGAGTTCGCCGCCCGCATGTGGGCCCCGCAGCTCGCCTCGATCGCGGTGACGATGGTGTTCCTGTGGGTGTTCTACTGGCGTCGCGGCGAGCGGCGCGACCTGCGCTACACCCCGCCGCTGCTGGAGCCGGTGGCCGACCGCGTGCTGTTCGGCGCCGCGGCGGCCGGCTGCCTGCTGTTCATCGCGATGCTGCTGCTCAAGGCGCACGTCGCCATCGCCGCCACGGCGGCGGCCGCGATCGTCGTGGCGGCCTTCCTGGTACGCGCCCGCGACCGCCTGACCTGGAGCCTCGTCCCGTGGCAGCTCGTGATCTTCGTGACGGGGCTGTTCCTGGTGGTGCCCACGCTCAGCCGGCACGGCCTGTCCGACCTGATGACCTGGATGGTCGGCACGGAGGGCGACCCCTACCGCACGGCCGCCGTCGGGGCCGGGCTCTCCAACACCATCAACAACCTGCCCGCCTACAAGGCCGTCGAGACCGTCATCCCGGCCGCCGACCAGGACCAGCTGCTGGCCCTGCTGGCCGGCACCAACGTGGCCCCGGTCATCACGCCGTGGGCGTCGCTGGCCACGCTGCTGTGGTTCGAGTCGTGCCGCCGCCACGACGTCAAGGTCCCGATGCGCCGCTTCCTGCTCACCGGCACGGGACTGGCCGTGGCCGGGCTGCTCGCCACCGTGTGGACCCTGGTGCGGTTCAGCTGA
- a CDS encoding inositol monophosphatase family protein: protein MDLDHARTVAVEAAEAAGALLREGMRGAVGVRAKGEAGDVVTDLDLASEKLLLERILTAYPSHTVIAEESGLVGAAGGEWTWLVDPLDGTNNVAIGLPAYVVGVALCRGGRPVLGVVHDPVSDHTWSAVRGRGALSAPAGSSSGVRLAPPYAPSPHGPLLAWTQGYGVRRDDATVRGLRSALELNARRVLQLWAPLLAWAMLARGDIDGIVGYRAEAVDLPAGALLAREAGIEIRALDGGPFEECIDGTADDRSFVAAHPRAVPALLAVLGLDG from the coding sequence ATGGACCTGGATCACGCCCGCACGGTCGCCGTCGAAGCCGCCGAGGCCGCGGGGGCGCTGCTCCGGGAGGGCATGCGCGGCGCGGTCGGCGTCCGGGCCAAGGGCGAGGCGGGCGACGTGGTGACCGACCTCGACCTGGCCTCGGAGAAGCTGCTGCTGGAGCGCATCCTGACGGCGTACCCCTCGCACACGGTGATCGCCGAGGAGTCGGGGCTGGTGGGGGCCGCGGGCGGCGAGTGGACGTGGCTGGTCGACCCGCTCGACGGCACCAACAACGTGGCGATCGGCCTGCCCGCCTACGTGGTGGGCGTGGCGCTGTGCCGGGGCGGGCGTCCCGTGCTCGGCGTCGTGCACGACCCCGTCTCCGACCACACGTGGTCGGCCGTGCGCGGACGGGGCGCGCTGTCCGCTCCGGCGGGGTCGTCCTCGGGGGTACGCCTCGCGCCCCCGTACGCGCCGAGCCCGCACGGGCCCTTGCTGGCCTGGACCCAGGGCTACGGCGTGCGCAGGGACGACGCGACCGTGCGCGGGCTGCGCTCGGCGCTGGAGCTCAACGCGCGGCGGGTGCTGCAATTGTGGGCGCCGCTGCTGGCGTGGGCGATGCTGGCGCGCGGCGACATCGACGGCATCGTGGGCTACCGGGCCGAGGCGGTGGACCTGCCCGCGGGCGCGCTGCTGGCCCGGGAGGCCGGCATCGAGATCAGGGCGCTGGACGGCGGCCCGTTCGAGGAGTGCATCGACGGCACGGCCGACGACCGCAGCTTCGTCGCCGCGCATCCCCGGGCCGTCCCCGCGCTGCTCGCCGTCCTCGGGCTCGATGGCTGA
- a CDS encoding alpha/beta fold hydrolase, whose product MHDAVVHPSGARIRWVELPGAEPSRVYVHGLGATSAPYYAEVAAHPLLPQHRSLLIDLLGFGISDHPRDFAYTLETHADALAEALRKAGVAGASVIAHSMGGAVAIVLASRHPELIANLVLVDADLDPDRPAPVRPGGGGIASYTEEAFLSHGWKEVRERVGPHWWSAMRLADLRGLHRTAVSLAAGTTPPMRRLLQDLPIPRAFLHPEGDPPEDAGSLRASGVRVVGIPESGHGIMLDEPEAFARALADLLP is encoded by the coding sequence ATGCACGATGCCGTCGTCCATCCCAGCGGCGCTCGCATCCGCTGGGTAGAGCTGCCGGGTGCGGAACCGTCGCGCGTCTACGTCCACGGTCTCGGCGCGACCTCGGCCCCCTACTACGCCGAGGTCGCCGCCCATCCCCTCCTCCCGCAGCACCGGTCCCTGCTGATCGACCTGCTCGGGTTCGGGATCAGCGACCACCCCCGGGACTTCGCCTACACGCTGGAGACCCACGCCGACGCCCTGGCCGAGGCGTTGCGTAAGGCGGGGGTCGCCGGGGCGTCGGTGATCGCGCACAGCATGGGCGGCGCGGTGGCGATCGTGCTCGCCTCGCGTCACCCGGAGCTGATCGCCAACCTGGTGCTCGTGGACGCCGACCTCGACCCCGATCGCCCGGCCCCCGTGCGGCCGGGCGGCGGCGGCATCGCGAGCTACACGGAGGAGGCGTTTCTGTCGCACGGGTGGAAGGAGGTGCGCGAGCGCGTGGGGCCGCACTGGTGGTCCGCCATGCGGCTGGCGGACCTGCGCGGGCTCCACCGTACGGCCGTCAGCCTGGCGGCGGGCACCACACCCCCCATGCGGCGGCTCCTGCAGGACCTGCCGATCCCCCGCGCCTTCCTGCACCCGGAGGGCGACCCGCCCGAGGACGCCGGCAGCCTGCGGGCGAGCGGTGTCCGGGTGGTCGGCATTCCCGAGTCGGGGCACGGCATCATGCTCGACGAGCCCGAGGCCTTCGCTCGCGCCCTGGCGGATCTCCTCCCCTGA
- the uvrB gene encoding excinuclease ABC subunit UvrB, producing the protein MRPVTDLQRKVAPFEVVTEMTPSGDQPTAIAELERRVKAGEKDNVLLGATGTGKTATIAWLIERLQRPALVMQPNKTLAAQFANELREMLPNNAVEYFVSYYDYYQPEAYVPQSDTYIEKDSSINDEVERLRHSATNSLLTRRDTIVVASVSCIYGLGTPQEYVDRMARLRVGMDVDRDQLLRRLVDMQYTRNDLAFTRGTFRVRGDTIEIIPKYEELAVRIEMFGDEIEKLSTMHPLTGEVITEDEELYIFPASHYVAGEQRMAAAVAGIEAELAERLEELERQGKLLEAQRLRMRTTYDIEMMRQIGTCSGIENYSRHMDGREAGSAPNTLLDYFPEDFLLVLDESHQTVPQIGAMYEGDASRKRTLVEHGFRLPSALDNRPLKWEEFLERIGQTVYLSATPGPYELGRAKGEVVEQVIRPTGLVDPEIVVKPTKGQIDDLVHEIRQRAERDERVLVTTLTKKMSEDLTDYLLELGIRVRYLHSEVDTLRRIELLRELRTGEFDVLVGINLLREGLDLPEVSLVAILDADKEGFLRSETSLIQTIGRAARNVSGQVHMYADKITPSMERAIDETNRRRAKQMAYNEANGIDPQPLRKKIADILDSLQREDADTDRLLGGGRQQSRGKAPVPGFAAKQAGQHAKAIAGEMPRAQMESLIESLTEQMHQSAADLQFEVAARLRDEIKELKRELRDMREAGVK; encoded by the coding sequence ATGCGACCGGTCACAGATTTGCAGCGGAAGGTGGCGCCTTTCGAGGTCGTCACCGAGATGACTCCCTCCGGCGACCAGCCCACGGCCATCGCCGAGCTGGAGCGCCGCGTCAAGGCCGGAGAGAAGGACAACGTGCTGCTGGGCGCCACCGGCACCGGCAAGACCGCGACCATCGCCTGGCTGATCGAGCGGCTGCAGCGGCCCGCGCTGGTCATGCAGCCCAACAAGACGCTCGCCGCGCAGTTCGCCAACGAGCTGCGGGAGATGCTGCCCAACAACGCGGTCGAATATTTCGTTTCTTATTACGATTATTACCAGCCTGAGGCGTACGTCCCGCAGAGCGACACGTACATCGAGAAGGACTCCTCGATCAACGACGAGGTCGAGCGGCTGCGCCACTCGGCGACCAACTCGCTGCTCACCCGCCGCGACACCATCGTGGTCGCCTCCGTGTCGTGCATCTACGGCCTGGGCACGCCGCAGGAATACGTCGACCGCATGGCCAGGCTGCGCGTCGGCATGGACGTCGACCGCGACCAGCTCCTGCGCCGCCTGGTCGACATGCAGTACACGCGCAACGACCTGGCCTTCACCCGGGGCACCTTCCGGGTCCGGGGCGACACGATCGAGATCATCCCGAAGTACGAAGAGCTGGCCGTGCGCATCGAGATGTTCGGCGACGAGATCGAGAAGCTCTCGACCATGCACCCGCTGACCGGCGAGGTCATCACGGAGGACGAGGAGCTCTACATCTTCCCCGCCTCCCACTACGTCGCGGGCGAGCAGCGCATGGCCGCCGCCGTGGCGGGCATCGAGGCGGAGCTGGCCGAGCGGCTGGAGGAGCTGGAGCGCCAGGGCAAGCTGCTGGAGGCGCAGCGGCTGCGGATGCGCACGACGTACGACATCGAGATGATGCGGCAGATCGGCACCTGCTCCGGCATCGAAAACTACTCGCGCCACATGGACGGGCGCGAGGCCGGCAGCGCGCCCAACACGCTGCTCGACTACTTCCCCGAGGACTTCCTGCTCGTCCTCGACGAGTCCCACCAGACCGTGCCGCAGATCGGCGCCATGTACGAAGGCGACGCCTCCCGCAAGCGCACGCTGGTCGAGCACGGGTTCCGGCTGCCGTCGGCGCTCGACAACCGGCCGCTGAAGTGGGAGGAGTTCCTGGAGCGCATCGGCCAGACCGTCTACCTGTCGGCCACGCCCGGGCCCTACGAGCTGGGGCGGGCCAAGGGCGAGGTCGTCGAGCAGGTCATCCGCCCGACCGGCCTGGTCGACCCCGAGATCGTGGTCAAGCCGACCAAGGGCCAGATCGACGACCTGGTCCACGAGATCCGCCAGCGGGCCGAGCGCGACGAGCGCGTGCTGGTCACCACGCTGACGAAGAAGATGTCCGAAGACCTCACCGACTACCTCCTGGAGCTCGGCATCCGGGTGCGCTACCTGCACAGCGAGGTCGACACGCTGCGCCGCATCGAGCTGCTGCGGGAGCTGCGCACGGGCGAGTTCGACGTGCTCGTCGGCATCAACCTGCTGCGCGAGGGCCTCGACCTGCCCGAGGTGTCGCTGGTGGCCATCCTCGACGCCGACAAGGAGGGCTTCCTGCGCTCGGAGACGTCGCTGATCCAGACCATCGGCCGTGCCGCCCGTAACGTGTCCGGCCAGGTCCACATGTACGCCGACAAGATCACGCCGTCCATGGAGCGGGCGATCGACGAGACCAACCGGCGGCGGGCCAAGCAGATGGCCTACAACGAGGCCAACGGCATCGACCCGCAGCCGCTGCGCAAGAAGATCGCCGACATCCTCGACTCCCTGCAGCGCGAGGACGCCGACACCGACCGGCTCCTGGGCGGCGGCCGCCAGCAGTCGCGCGGCAAGGCCCCCGTGCCCGGCTTCGCCGCGAAGCAGGCCGGCCAGCACGCCAAGGCCATCGCCGGCGAGATGCCGCGGGCGCAGATGGAGTCCCTGATCGAGTCGCTGACCGAGCAGATGCACCAGTCGGCGGCCGACCTGCAGTTCGAGGTGGCGGCGCGGCTGCGCGACGAGATCAAGGAGCTCAAGCGCGAGCTCCGCGACATGCGCGAGGCCGGCGTCAAGTAA
- a CDS encoding SPFH domain-containing protein: MSREFSKIKESLASWGDIRQLLRGGEQGQLVPVVIPKDRRGFAWMALVFLGLYFAGMAVLTDLTVIAALLALFFLVVAMVTMWRKAIIEIEEGTTGVRSRWGAITGTLPPGRHYLWLPWDRVDAVVDTSTEIPYSAPIVACPTAENVPLKSIEFFLKFRIVDPVAFVRTIGAGNFDLVLSSAVQDAIRQRSRRVNTERAYDLRGSDVGDMQDALNRQLGRYGVRITGANIPDVQLPDQYQQHLATREKVAKELSAYEREWELTRKRRIDTLLMEIERSKKTRDARVVEVKAAHNKARKDVARMLEEQETEAQRVTWEIEARGRAELTAAENEAKALRRLAESYRDNRAVLQYELARRRLDVGAKLAENAPQPLVVRTQQGQSDSALSTLLLAQLLPRISGTGNGQVNGHTPSA; this comes from the coding sequence ATGAGCCGCGAGTTCTCGAAGATCAAGGAGTCGCTGGCCTCCTGGGGCGACATCCGCCAGCTCCTGCGCGGCGGCGAGCAGGGCCAGCTCGTCCCCGTCGTCATCCCCAAGGACCGGCGCGGTTTCGCCTGGATGGCGCTGGTGTTCCTGGGGCTGTACTTCGCCGGGATGGCGGTCCTGACCGACCTCACCGTGATCGCCGCGCTGCTGGCGCTGTTCTTCCTGGTCGTGGCCATGGTCACGATGTGGCGCAAGGCGATCATCGAGATCGAGGAGGGCACCACCGGCGTACGCAGCCGCTGGGGCGCCATCACCGGCACCCTCCCGCCGGGCCGCCACTACCTGTGGCTGCCGTGGGACCGGGTGGACGCGGTCGTCGACACCTCCACGGAGATCCCGTACTCGGCGCCGATCGTGGCCTGCCCCACGGCCGAGAACGTGCCGCTGAAGTCGATCGAGTTCTTCCTCAAGTTCCGCATCGTGGACCCCGTCGCGTTCGTCCGCACGATCGGCGCGGGCAACTTCGACCTGGTGCTCTCCAGCGCGGTGCAGGACGCGATCAGGCAGCGCAGCCGCCGCGTCAACACCGAGCGCGCCTACGACCTGCGCGGCTCCGACGTCGGCGACATGCAGGACGCGCTCAACCGCCAGCTCGGCCGGTACGGCGTGCGCATCACGGGCGCCAACATCCCCGACGTCCAGCTGCCCGACCAGTACCAGCAGCACCTGGCCACCCGCGAGAAGGTGGCCAAGGAGCTCTCGGCCTACGAGCGCGAGTGGGAGCTGACCCGCAAGCGCCGCATCGACACCCTGCTGATGGAGATCGAGCGCTCCAAGAAGACCCGTGACGCCCGCGTCGTCGAGGTCAAGGCCGCCCACAACAAGGCGCGCAAGGACGTGGCGCGCATGCTGGAGGAGCAGGAGACCGAGGCGCAGCGCGTGACATGGGAGATCGAGGCGCGCGGCCGGGCCGAGCTGACCGCCGCCGAGAACGAGGCCAAGGCGCTGCGCCGGCTGGCCGAGTCGTACCGGGACAACCGGGCCGTGCTGCAGTACGAGCTGGCCCGCAGGCGCCTCGACGTGGGCGCCAAACTCGCGGAGAACGCCCCCCAGCCGCTGGTCGTACGCACCCAGCAGGGCCAGTCGGACTCCGCGCTCTCCACCCTCCTCCTCGCCCAGTTGCTCCCCCGCATCTCGGGCACAGGAAACGGCCAAGTGAACGGCCACACACCTTCCGCTTAG
- a CDS encoding serine protein kinase RIO, translating into MPKHSQHRTRGKHALDADDLEWLESSPETDDGPPEGDRWSTWDQSTPTEKGPKPYPGWLVTELAAVDTEHGVLKTGKEADVHLISRGVPGTDRVCLLAAKRYRSSDHRLFHRDSGYLEGRRTRESRMNRAMANRTAFGKQVIAAQWAVAEFGALCRLWELGVPVPYPVQIVETEILQEFIGTPDGYAAPRLAQVSDDLDGLWEQLVAAMVTLAREGLAHGDLSPYNLLVHDGRLVIIDLPQIVDVIAHPTGPSFLDRDAHNVATWFAAKGVPAADPDSLAALLRKEAGLSL; encoded by the coding sequence GTGCCCAAGCACTCGCAGCACCGTACCCGTGGCAAGCATGCCCTCGACGCCGACGACCTCGAATGGCTGGAGAGCAGTCCCGAGACCGACGACGGGCCGCCCGAGGGTGACCGCTGGTCCACCTGGGACCAGAGCACTCCCACGGAGAAGGGGCCCAAGCCGTACCCCGGCTGGCTCGTCACCGAGCTGGCCGCCGTCGACACCGAGCACGGCGTGCTCAAGACCGGCAAGGAAGCCGACGTCCACCTGATCTCGCGGGGCGTGCCCGGCACCGACCGGGTCTGCCTGCTGGCCGCCAAGCGCTACCGCTCCTCCGATCACCGGCTGTTCCACCGCGACTCCGGCTACCTGGAGGGCCGCAGGACCCGCGAGAGCCGCATGAACCGCGCCATGGCCAACCGCACCGCGTTCGGCAAGCAGGTGATCGCCGCCCAGTGGGCGGTCGCCGAGTTCGGGGCGCTGTGCCGGCTGTGGGAGCTCGGGGTTCCCGTGCCGTACCCGGTGCAGATCGTGGAGACGGAGATCCTGCAGGAGTTCATCGGGACGCCGGACGGGTACGCCGCGCCGCGGCTGGCTCAGGTCTCCGACGACCTGGACGGGCTGTGGGAGCAGCTCGTGGCGGCCATGGTGACGCTGGCCAGGGAGGGTTTGGCTCACGGGGACCTGTCGCCGTACAACCTGCTGGTCCATGACGGCAGGCTGGTGATCATCGACCTGCCGCAGATCGTGGACGTGATCGCACACCCGACCGGCCCCTCGTTCCTGGACCGGGACGCTCACAACGTCGCCACCTGGTTCGCCGCCAAGGGCGTCCCGGCCGCCGACCCGGACTCCCTCGCCGCACTCCTCCGCAAGGAGGCGGGCCTTTCCCTGTGA
- a CDS encoding SPFH domain-containing protein, with protein MSRPREALIQAGQGIAQAVAQGGDMRQAMGQAMGQVVDQAGQLAGQARGFALNPHDFAAARDGGASVGTAIEARTASLNEAGEIVNRSFTENGMHVISPVVIPKGSTAKVIVPLGILVVLGLIGALGNVIPNTDLIFGPHYWVVLVLAAAFLWWRRSVVMVPEGCKALITQFGKLVHIADPGRVTLFNPWKRVSYIVNTTREYPFNAPISEAPTQQGVKASVDLFLQFRIENPAEFIFVLGSVSGFQSKLQNAISEVTRSLIYAQRAEEIYDLVGESTLGMLESLNQQFLPAVRLTDVNITHAEPSSQEYRMDLAAPEMVRVAKEAYTYEYELQLRKEQNEGDLVKELAGLQETLSAIQAEIAGYQARMDTALERATHQATAQARQRLVEAESTANANAALLEAQALDIRALSAAEAPEILDYRFQQDLLTKLESVATRLPQVVQVGEQTDIDFLALAQQLVGGKDAALFSAEDMAAIRSRLDEIGFRVQSREAEIAALLKKAAADVSEPQAAPEPDADLERTVERLLPGKGEI; from the coding sequence ATGTCACGACCCAGAGAGGCACTGATCCAGGCAGGTCAGGGCATAGCCCAAGCGGTTGCCCAAGGGGGTGACATGCGGCAGGCGATGGGGCAGGCCATGGGCCAGGTCGTCGACCAGGCGGGGCAGCTCGCGGGCCAGGCCCGGGGCTTCGCGCTGAACCCTCACGACTTCGCCGCGGCCCGCGACGGCGGCGCGTCGGTCGGCACGGCCATCGAGGCCAGGACGGCCTCGCTGAACGAGGCCGGCGAGATCGTCAACCGCAGCTTCACCGAGAACGGCATGCACGTCATCTCCCCGGTGGTGATCCCCAAGGGCAGCACCGCGAAGGTGATCGTGCCGCTGGGCATCCTGGTGGTGCTCGGCCTGATCGGCGCGCTCGGCAACGTCATCCCGAACACCGATCTGATCTTCGGCCCGCACTACTGGGTGGTGCTGGTGCTGGCGGCCGCGTTCCTGTGGTGGCGGCGCAGCGTGGTGATGGTGCCCGAGGGCTGCAAGGCCCTGATCACCCAGTTCGGCAAGCTGGTGCACATCGCGGACCCGGGCCGGGTGACGCTGTTCAACCCGTGGAAGCGGGTCAGCTACATCGTCAACACCACCCGCGAGTACCCGTTCAACGCGCCGATCAGCGAGGCGCCGACGCAGCAGGGCGTCAAGGCCAGCGTGGACCTGTTCCTGCAGTTCAGGATCGAGAACCCGGCGGAGTTCATCTTCGTGCTCGGCTCGGTCAGCGGCTTCCAGTCCAAGCTCCAGAACGCCATCAGCGAGGTCACCCGCTCCCTCATCTACGCCCAGCGGGCCGAGGAGATCTACGACCTGGTGGGCGAGAGCACGCTCGGCATGCTGGAGAGCCTCAACCAGCAGTTCCTGCCCGCCGTACGGCTCACCGACGTGAACATCACGCACGCCGAGCCGTCCAGCCAGGAATACCGGATGGACCTGGCCGCCCCCGAGATGGTCAGGGTCGCCAAGGAGGCCTACACCTACGAGTACGAGCTGCAGCTGCGCAAGGAGCAGAACGAGGGCGACCTGGTCAAGGAGCTGGCCGGGCTGCAGGAGACGCTGAGCGCCATCCAGGCGGAGATCGCCGGCTACCAGGCCCGCATGGACACCGCACTCGAACGCGCCACCCACCAGGCCACCGCGCAGGCCAGGCAGCGCCTGGTCGAGGCCGAGTCCACGGCCAACGCCAACGCCGCGCTCCTGGAGGCGCAGGCGCTGGACATCAGGGCGCTGTCGGCCGCGGAGGCGCCCGAGATCCTCGACTACCGCTTCCAGCAGGACCTGCTGACCAAGCTGGAGTCCGTCGCCACCAGGCTGCCGCAGGTCGTGCAGGTGGGCGAGCAGACCGACATCGACTTCCTGGCCCTGGCCCAGCAACTGGTGGGCGGCAAGGACGCGGCGCTGTTCTCGGCCGAGGACATGGCCGCCATCCGGTCCAGGCTCGACGAGATCGGCTTCCGTGTGCAGAGCCGCGAGGCCGAGATCGCCGCCCTGCTCAAGAAGGCCGCCGCCGACGTGAGCGAGCCCCAGGCGGCGCCGGAGCCCGACGCGGACCTGGAGCGCACCGTCGAACGCCTGCTGCCCGGGAAGGGGGAGATCTGA